A stretch of the Xiphias gladius isolate SHS-SW01 ecotype Sanya breed wild chromosome 19, ASM1685928v1, whole genome shotgun sequence genome encodes the following:
- the golga3 gene encoding golgin subfamily A member 3 isoform X1 yields the protein MEMENNQSEAAQMEANDYQEGQVIKSKETEAHALEGETQLKQHGQENTQNAKGNICNGPVGSEVMPNGDGLAEGLSAAGDTRINGSLLPTAPPQSTSSPVNSQTQEPSPGVAAYPPMMLEECEGASTEVTLHKGDSLQSLRLSMPMQETELSNQKPSLEMENEEKIRLEARRRLEEQLKQYRVQRHKERSHRTSTKNRPFSTLDPELMLHPEALPRANTVAMTKEYSFLRTSVPRGPKLGSLGIPPSKERKSRSPRPSKIHSLADYKSPENDGGGGGGGGGGGVRTGENTMSSLQSTISSVSTLSEVSVVSEGSTCETEAQPGAPFQVGDSVSEIDGSESGTRLGNDGNDSDSSSYSSVSTRGTYGMLSAAVERQQEPYTVEGREIAPEAMGQFPSLQEVLQAASDEQHLLELEQEREGTVEPRSRRDSFSSSVSLESSLMGHDEMLQVLKEKMRLEGQLESLSFEANQALKEKTELQAQLATVNARLQAKKEEAQVSQEKQNALTTEVGTLRQNCSQLEKAMVELQGSLESKNASLASLSNDLKVAEDQYSRLMGKVEEIQTTVTLRDNTVQELRQQMGGLQSQLQQVQLERSTLQSRLKTSQAEIDSLQQVRQWYQQQLALAQEARVRLQSEMANMQAGQMTQIGVVEHLKLENVTLSHQLTETQHRSIKEKERIAVQLQSIEADMLTQEAAYKQIQDAKNMVEDDLQHKLEEFEEERERLMKLANTASTLERELEQMKLTLFQKDVQLQSLQKEHLELMRQLTTTQENLHTKEQSINQLEARYLELEAQLAELQTESNAKDDNIQYLQNEKIVLEVALQAARADKSQLDEGAERLGEDVLAATDVLDQLRQEIQVKANQIETLQQENSSLKKQAQKFKEQFQQQKVMVEAYRRDASSKDQLISELKSTKKRLLAEVKDLKQELLGVQGEKQKAELEQVRLQKEVVRVQEQMSNMEAHLQAIQNERDQLETQIQSLQFDQSQLAAVTQENEGLRKQVEQMEAEAKKAISEQKVRMKRLGTDLTSAQKEMKAKHKAYENAVGILSRRLQEALTDKEAAEAELVKLKAQVSDGGNNQALQEKIKALQAELQAVSNSKTMLEKELQEVITLTSTELEEYQEKVLELEDELQESRCFKKRIRKLEDANKKLALELEHEKGKLAGLAQSHNALREHANILESALAKREADLVQLNLQVHAVLKRKEEEDQQMKQVVQTLQLALEKEKTKVMDLKEQVAAAKAEAAHNRRHYRAAMLELSEIKKDLQAKEDLVKALQTEAHKLQAQDEQHAQEVSRFQEELAEAHSQLQILQKQLDEELAKQPLTHQEVEDLKWEVEQRQREIEAQKQQVEMMEQCHHRELDSLQTALQNIKVELESVQQELSSTKKDKFMLQAKVGELRNSMKTVLLQNQQLKQDLKQSRLRKQRMELKSEGNPSNPVTPVKIPDCPVPASLLDELLKPSASVNKEPLNNLHSCLRQLKEEMDSLQRQMEEHTVTVHESVNSWTNTEEGLAQLGLQNISKSSTPLNNMVAKNNNEAEQQQS from the exons atggaaatggaaaacaaccAGTCAGAAGCAGCTCAAATGGAGGCCAATGACTATCAAGAAGGCCAAGTTATAAAATCCAAAGAGACTGAAGCCCATGCTTTGGAAGGGGAAACACAATTGAAACAACACGGACAAGagaacacacaaaatgcaaaagGGAATATTTGTAATG GTCCTGTTGGTTCAGAAGTGATGCCAAATGGAGATGGACTGGCAGAGGGCTTGAGTGCTGCAGGTGACACCCGTATAAACGGGTCCCTGCTTCCAACAGCCCCTCCACAGAGCACCAGCTCCCCTGTCAACTCCCAGACCCAAGAGCCCTCCCCAGGTGTGGCTGCTTATCCACCCATGATGCTAGAGGAGTGTGAAGGGGCTAGTACTGAGGTCACGCTTCACAAGGGTGATTCATTGCAGTCGCTCAGACTCAGTATGCCTATGCAGGAGACTGAATTGT CCAACCAGAAACCATCACTGGAGATGGAGAACGAGGAGAAGATTCGCCTGGAGGCTCGCCGGCGCCTGGAGGAGCAACTCAAACAGTACAGAGTGCAAAGACATAAGGAGAGG TCTCACCGCACCAGTACCAAGAACAGGCCATTCAGCACCCTGGATCCAGAGCTAATGCTGCATCCTGAAGCTCTGCCCCGGGCCAACACCGTTGCCATGACCAAGGAGTATTCCTTCCTGAGGACCAGTGTCCCACGTGGTCCCAAACTGGGTAGCTTGGGAATTCCCCCTTCCAAGGAGAGGAAGTCCAGGTCTCCCCGTCCTAGCAAGATCCACTCCTTGGCTGACTATAAATCTCCTGAGAAtgatggtggaggaggaggaggaggaggaggaggtggagtaaggacaggagaaaacacaatgaGCTCCCTCCAATCCACCATTAGCTCGGTGTCCACACTGTCTGAGGTCAGTGTGGTGTCAGAGGGCAGCACCTGTGAGACAGAGGCACAGCCTGGTGCTCCATTCCAAGTCGGAGACAGTGTCTCTGAAATTGACGGCAGCGAATCAGGAACGAGGCTAGGGAACGATGGCAACGACAGTGACAGCTCGTCTTACAGCAGTGTGTCTACAAGGGGGACATACGGTATGCTCTCTGCAGCAGTGGAAAGGCAGCAGGAGCCCTACACAGTGGAGGGGAGGGAGATTGCTCCTGAGGCTATGGGTCAGTTCCCCTCCCTGCAGGAGGTGCTGCAGGCAGCCAGTGATGAGCAGCacctgctggagctggagcaggagagagaagggacAGTGGAGCCTCGGAGTCGCAGGGACAGTTTCTCCAGCAG tgtttctttggAGAGTTCATTGATGGGCCACGATGAAATGCTCCAAgtgctgaaagagaaaatgagacttGAGGGCCAGCTGGAGTCCTTGTCATTTGAGGCCAACCAG GCTCTCAAGGAGAAGACAGAGCTTCAGGCCCAGCTGGCTACAGTGAATGCTCGGCTGCAAGCTAAGAAGGAGGAGGCTCAGGTCAGCCAGGAGAAACAGAACGCCCTCACCACAGAGGTTGGCACACTGCGGCAGAACTGTAGCCAGCTAGAAAAGGCCATGGTGGAGCTTCAGGGAAGTCTGGAAAGCAAGAATGCTAGTCTAGCTTCTCTCAGCAATGACCTGAAGGTGGCTGAAGATCAGTACAGCAGGCTGATGGGGAAGGTGGAGGAGATCCAAACCACCGTGACCTTGAGAGACAATACAG TTCAGGAGTTGCGTCAGCAGATGGGTGGTCTTCAGAGCCAGCTTCAACAGGTTCAGCTGGAGCGCAGCACCCTGCAGAGCCGACTGAAAACCTCCCAGGCTGAGATTGACTCACTCCAGCAGGTCAGACAGTGGTACCAGCAGCAGTTGGCACTGGCCCAGGAGGCAAGAGTACGACTGCAAAGCGAAATGGCCAACATGCAG gcTGGACAGATGACTCAGATTGGTGTTGTGGAACATCTGAAGCTTGAGAATGTGACACTGTCTCACCAGCTCACTGAGACCCAACACCGCTCCATCAAAGAAAAAGAGCGTATTGCTGTTCAGCTGCAAAGCATTGAG GCTGATATGCTGACCCAGGAAGCTGCTTACAAGCAGATCCAGGATGCAAAGAACATGGTAGAAGACGACCTGCAGCACAAACTGGAGGAGTTTGAGGAAGAGCGAGAGCGCTTAATGAAACTGGCCAACACAGCCAGCACACTGGAAAGGGAACTAGAGCAG ATGAAGTTGACCCTTTTCCAGAAGGACGTGCAGCTGCAGTCACTCCAGAAAGAACATCTAGAGCTGATGCGCCAGCTGACCACCACTCAGGAGAACCTGCACACCAAAGAGCAGTCCATCAACCAGCTAGAGGCCCGCTACCTGGAGCTGGAGGCCCAGCTGGCCgagctgcagacagagagcaatGCCAAGGACGACAACATCCAGTACCTCCAGAACGAGAAGATTGTCCTGGAGGTAGCGCTGCAAGCAGCTCGTGCTGACAAGAGTCAACTTGATGAGGGTGCTGAGAGGCTCGGAGAGGATGTCCTGGCGGCCACGGATGTCTTGGATCAGCTCAGACAGGAAATCCAGGTCAAAGCCAACCAG ATTGAAACTCTACAACAAGAAAACAGTTCCCTGAAGAAACAAGCTCAGAAATTTAAGGAGCAGTTCCAACAACAGAAG GTGATGGTGGAAGCATACCGCCGGGACGCCAGCTCCAAAGATCAGTTGATCAGCGAGCTAAAGTCCACCAAAAAGCGTCTGTTGGCAGAGGTGAAGGACTTGAAGCAGGAGCTTTTGGGCGTTCAGGGGGAGAAGCAGAAGGCTGAGCTGGAGCAGGTCCGGCTGCAGAAAGAGGTGGTGAGAGTCCAGGAGCAGATGAGTAACATGGAGGCTCATCTGCAAGCCATTCAGAACGAAAGGGATCAGCTAGAAACCCAGATCCAG TCTCTACAGTTTGATCAGAGCCAGCTAGCAGCAGTGACCCAAGAGAATGAAGGCCTTAGGAAACAGGTGGAACAAATGGAGGCTGAAGCCAAAAA AGCCATCTCAGAGCAGAAGGTGCGCATGAAGCGGCTGGGGACAGATTTGACCAGTGCTCAGAAGGAGATGAAGGCCAAACACAAGGCCTATGAGAACGCTGTGGGCATCCTGAGCAGGAGGCTCCAAGAGGCCCTGACTGACAAGGAGGCAGCCGAGGCAGAGCTGGTTAAACTCAAGGCACAGGTGTCAGATGGGGGAAACAACCAGGCCCTACAG GAGAAGATTAAGGCTCTGCAAGCTGAGCTGCAGGCTGTGTCCAACAGCAAGACTATGCTAGagaaggagctgcaggaagTGATCACCCTCACCTCCACAGAGCTGGAGGAGTACCAGGAGAAGGTCCTGGAGCTCGAGGATGAG CTTCAAGAGTCACGGTGCTTCAAGAAGCGGATCAGAAAGTTAGAAGATGCCAATAAGAAGCTAGCACTTGAGCTGGAGCATGAAAAAGGGAAATTGGCTGGATTGGCACAGTCCCACAATGCTCTGCGGGAGCATGCCAACATTTTGGAGTCTGCCCTAGCTAAGAGAGAAGCAGATCTTGTCCAACTCAACTTACAG GTTCATGCAGTTCTGAAGCgtaaagaggaggaggaccagCAAATGAAACAGGTGGTACAAACTCTGCAGCTTGCcttggaaaaagagaaaaccaaAGTCATGGACCTGAAGGAACAG GTGGCAGCAGCAAAGGCTGAAGCAGCCCACAATAGACGACACTACAGGGCAGCCATGCTGGAGCTGTCAGAGATCAAGAAGGACCTGCAGGCCAAAGAGGACCTGGTCAAAGCTTTGCAGACTGAAGCACACaaactaca AGCTCAGGATGAGCAGCATGCTCAGGAGGTATCCAGGTTCCAAGAGGAGCTTGCTGAGGCTCACTCACAGCTCCAGATCCTCCAGAAACAACTGGACGAGGAACTGGCCAAGCAGCCCCTCACTCATCAAGAG GTTGAGGACTTGAAGTGGGAGGTGGagcagaggcagagggagatTGAAGCTCAGAAGCAGCAGGTGGAGATGATGGAGCAGTGCCATCACAGGGAGCTGGACAGCCTACAGACAGCTCTGCAG AACATCAAGGTGGAACTGGAGTCGGTGCAGCAGGAGCTGAGCAGCACCAAGAAGGACAAGTTCATGCTGCAGGCAAAAGTGGGTGAGCTGAGGAACAGCATGAAGACGGTCCTGCTGCAGAACCAGCAACTCAAACAGGACCTCAAACAGAGCCGCCTAAGGAAG CAGCGCATGGAGTTAAAGAGTGAGGGGAACCCATCCAACCCAGTGACGCCAGTTAAGATCCCGGACTGCCCAGTGCCTGCCTCTCTACTGGATGAGTTGCTGAAGCCATCAGCTTCTGTCAACAAGGAGCCCCTCAACAACCTGCACAGCTGTCTACGGCAGCTCAA GGAGGAGATGGACAGCCTCCAAAGGCAGATGGAGGAACACACAGTAACAGTACATGAGTCAGTGAACTCATggacaaacacagaggagggaCTGGCTCAACTGGGACTTCAAAACATCTCCAAATCATCAACACCACTAAACAACATGGTggcaaaaaataacaatgaagcAGAACAGCAGCAATCATAA
- the golga3 gene encoding golgin subfamily A member 3 isoform X2, protein MEMENNQSEAAQMEANDYQEGQVIKSKETEAHALEGETQLKQHGQENTQNAKGNICNGPVGSEVMPNGDGLAEGLSAAGDTRINGSLLPTAPPQSTSSPVNSQTQEPSPANQKPSLEMENEEKIRLEARRRLEEQLKQYRVQRHKERSHRTSTKNRPFSTLDPELMLHPEALPRANTVAMTKEYSFLRTSVPRGPKLGSLGIPPSKERKSRSPRPSKIHSLADYKSPENDGGGGGGGGGGGVRTGENTMSSLQSTISSVSTLSEVSVVSEGSTCETEAQPGAPFQVGDSVSEIDGSESGTRLGNDGNDSDSSSYSSVSTRGTYGMLSAAVERQQEPYTVEGREIAPEAMGQFPSLQEVLQAASDEQHLLELEQEREGTVEPRSRRDSFSSSVSLESSLMGHDEMLQVLKEKMRLEGQLESLSFEANQALKEKTELQAQLATVNARLQAKKEEAQVSQEKQNALTTEVGTLRQNCSQLEKAMVELQGSLESKNASLASLSNDLKVAEDQYSRLMGKVEEIQTTVTLRDNTVQELRQQMGGLQSQLQQVQLERSTLQSRLKTSQAEIDSLQQVRQWYQQQLALAQEARVRLQSEMANMQAGQMTQIGVVEHLKLENVTLSHQLTETQHRSIKEKERIAVQLQSIEADMLTQEAAYKQIQDAKNMVEDDLQHKLEEFEEERERLMKLANTASTLERELEQMKLTLFQKDVQLQSLQKEHLELMRQLTTTQENLHTKEQSINQLEARYLELEAQLAELQTESNAKDDNIQYLQNEKIVLEVALQAARADKSQLDEGAERLGEDVLAATDVLDQLRQEIQVKANQIETLQQENSSLKKQAQKFKEQFQQQKVMVEAYRRDASSKDQLISELKSTKKRLLAEVKDLKQELLGVQGEKQKAELEQVRLQKEVVRVQEQMSNMEAHLQAIQNERDQLETQIQSLQFDQSQLAAVTQENEGLRKQVEQMEAEAKKAISEQKVRMKRLGTDLTSAQKEMKAKHKAYENAVGILSRRLQEALTDKEAAEAELVKLKAQVSDGGNNQALQEKIKALQAELQAVSNSKTMLEKELQEVITLTSTELEEYQEKVLELEDELQESRCFKKRIRKLEDANKKLALELEHEKGKLAGLAQSHNALREHANILESALAKREADLVQLNLQVHAVLKRKEEEDQQMKQVVQTLQLALEKEKTKVMDLKEQVAAAKAEAAHNRRHYRAAMLELSEIKKDLQAKEDLVKALQTEAHKLQAQDEQHAQEVSRFQEELAEAHSQLQILQKQLDEELAKQPLTHQEVEDLKWEVEQRQREIEAQKQQVEMMEQCHHRELDSLQTALQNIKVELESVQQELSSTKKDKFMLQAKVGELRNSMKTVLLQNQQLKQDLKQSRLRKQRMELKSEGNPSNPVTPVKIPDCPVPASLLDELLKPSASVNKEPLNNLHSCLRQLKEEMDSLQRQMEEHTVTVHESVNSWTNTEEGLAQLGLQNISKSSTPLNNMVAKNNNEAEQQQS, encoded by the exons atggaaatggaaaacaaccAGTCAGAAGCAGCTCAAATGGAGGCCAATGACTATCAAGAAGGCCAAGTTATAAAATCCAAAGAGACTGAAGCCCATGCTTTGGAAGGGGAAACACAATTGAAACAACACGGACAAGagaacacacaaaatgcaaaagGGAATATTTGTAATG GTCCTGTTGGTTCAGAAGTGATGCCAAATGGAGATGGACTGGCAGAGGGCTTGAGTGCTGCAGGTGACACCCGTATAAACGGGTCCCTGCTTCCAACAGCCCCTCCACAGAGCACCAGCTCCCCTGTCAACTCCCAGACCCAAGAGCCCTCCCCAG CCAACCAGAAACCATCACTGGAGATGGAGAACGAGGAGAAGATTCGCCTGGAGGCTCGCCGGCGCCTGGAGGAGCAACTCAAACAGTACAGAGTGCAAAGACATAAGGAGAGG TCTCACCGCACCAGTACCAAGAACAGGCCATTCAGCACCCTGGATCCAGAGCTAATGCTGCATCCTGAAGCTCTGCCCCGGGCCAACACCGTTGCCATGACCAAGGAGTATTCCTTCCTGAGGACCAGTGTCCCACGTGGTCCCAAACTGGGTAGCTTGGGAATTCCCCCTTCCAAGGAGAGGAAGTCCAGGTCTCCCCGTCCTAGCAAGATCCACTCCTTGGCTGACTATAAATCTCCTGAGAAtgatggtggaggaggaggaggaggaggaggaggtggagtaaggacaggagaaaacacaatgaGCTCCCTCCAATCCACCATTAGCTCGGTGTCCACACTGTCTGAGGTCAGTGTGGTGTCAGAGGGCAGCACCTGTGAGACAGAGGCACAGCCTGGTGCTCCATTCCAAGTCGGAGACAGTGTCTCTGAAATTGACGGCAGCGAATCAGGAACGAGGCTAGGGAACGATGGCAACGACAGTGACAGCTCGTCTTACAGCAGTGTGTCTACAAGGGGGACATACGGTATGCTCTCTGCAGCAGTGGAAAGGCAGCAGGAGCCCTACACAGTGGAGGGGAGGGAGATTGCTCCTGAGGCTATGGGTCAGTTCCCCTCCCTGCAGGAGGTGCTGCAGGCAGCCAGTGATGAGCAGCacctgctggagctggagcaggagagagaagggacAGTGGAGCCTCGGAGTCGCAGGGACAGTTTCTCCAGCAG tgtttctttggAGAGTTCATTGATGGGCCACGATGAAATGCTCCAAgtgctgaaagagaaaatgagacttGAGGGCCAGCTGGAGTCCTTGTCATTTGAGGCCAACCAG GCTCTCAAGGAGAAGACAGAGCTTCAGGCCCAGCTGGCTACAGTGAATGCTCGGCTGCAAGCTAAGAAGGAGGAGGCTCAGGTCAGCCAGGAGAAACAGAACGCCCTCACCACAGAGGTTGGCACACTGCGGCAGAACTGTAGCCAGCTAGAAAAGGCCATGGTGGAGCTTCAGGGAAGTCTGGAAAGCAAGAATGCTAGTCTAGCTTCTCTCAGCAATGACCTGAAGGTGGCTGAAGATCAGTACAGCAGGCTGATGGGGAAGGTGGAGGAGATCCAAACCACCGTGACCTTGAGAGACAATACAG TTCAGGAGTTGCGTCAGCAGATGGGTGGTCTTCAGAGCCAGCTTCAACAGGTTCAGCTGGAGCGCAGCACCCTGCAGAGCCGACTGAAAACCTCCCAGGCTGAGATTGACTCACTCCAGCAGGTCAGACAGTGGTACCAGCAGCAGTTGGCACTGGCCCAGGAGGCAAGAGTACGACTGCAAAGCGAAATGGCCAACATGCAG gcTGGACAGATGACTCAGATTGGTGTTGTGGAACATCTGAAGCTTGAGAATGTGACACTGTCTCACCAGCTCACTGAGACCCAACACCGCTCCATCAAAGAAAAAGAGCGTATTGCTGTTCAGCTGCAAAGCATTGAG GCTGATATGCTGACCCAGGAAGCTGCTTACAAGCAGATCCAGGATGCAAAGAACATGGTAGAAGACGACCTGCAGCACAAACTGGAGGAGTTTGAGGAAGAGCGAGAGCGCTTAATGAAACTGGCCAACACAGCCAGCACACTGGAAAGGGAACTAGAGCAG ATGAAGTTGACCCTTTTCCAGAAGGACGTGCAGCTGCAGTCACTCCAGAAAGAACATCTAGAGCTGATGCGCCAGCTGACCACCACTCAGGAGAACCTGCACACCAAAGAGCAGTCCATCAACCAGCTAGAGGCCCGCTACCTGGAGCTGGAGGCCCAGCTGGCCgagctgcagacagagagcaatGCCAAGGACGACAACATCCAGTACCTCCAGAACGAGAAGATTGTCCTGGAGGTAGCGCTGCAAGCAGCTCGTGCTGACAAGAGTCAACTTGATGAGGGTGCTGAGAGGCTCGGAGAGGATGTCCTGGCGGCCACGGATGTCTTGGATCAGCTCAGACAGGAAATCCAGGTCAAAGCCAACCAG ATTGAAACTCTACAACAAGAAAACAGTTCCCTGAAGAAACAAGCTCAGAAATTTAAGGAGCAGTTCCAACAACAGAAG GTGATGGTGGAAGCATACCGCCGGGACGCCAGCTCCAAAGATCAGTTGATCAGCGAGCTAAAGTCCACCAAAAAGCGTCTGTTGGCAGAGGTGAAGGACTTGAAGCAGGAGCTTTTGGGCGTTCAGGGGGAGAAGCAGAAGGCTGAGCTGGAGCAGGTCCGGCTGCAGAAAGAGGTGGTGAGAGTCCAGGAGCAGATGAGTAACATGGAGGCTCATCTGCAAGCCATTCAGAACGAAAGGGATCAGCTAGAAACCCAGATCCAG TCTCTACAGTTTGATCAGAGCCAGCTAGCAGCAGTGACCCAAGAGAATGAAGGCCTTAGGAAACAGGTGGAACAAATGGAGGCTGAAGCCAAAAA AGCCATCTCAGAGCAGAAGGTGCGCATGAAGCGGCTGGGGACAGATTTGACCAGTGCTCAGAAGGAGATGAAGGCCAAACACAAGGCCTATGAGAACGCTGTGGGCATCCTGAGCAGGAGGCTCCAAGAGGCCCTGACTGACAAGGAGGCAGCCGAGGCAGAGCTGGTTAAACTCAAGGCACAGGTGTCAGATGGGGGAAACAACCAGGCCCTACAG GAGAAGATTAAGGCTCTGCAAGCTGAGCTGCAGGCTGTGTCCAACAGCAAGACTATGCTAGagaaggagctgcaggaagTGATCACCCTCACCTCCACAGAGCTGGAGGAGTACCAGGAGAAGGTCCTGGAGCTCGAGGATGAG CTTCAAGAGTCACGGTGCTTCAAGAAGCGGATCAGAAAGTTAGAAGATGCCAATAAGAAGCTAGCACTTGAGCTGGAGCATGAAAAAGGGAAATTGGCTGGATTGGCACAGTCCCACAATGCTCTGCGGGAGCATGCCAACATTTTGGAGTCTGCCCTAGCTAAGAGAGAAGCAGATCTTGTCCAACTCAACTTACAG GTTCATGCAGTTCTGAAGCgtaaagaggaggaggaccagCAAATGAAACAGGTGGTACAAACTCTGCAGCTTGCcttggaaaaagagaaaaccaaAGTCATGGACCTGAAGGAACAG GTGGCAGCAGCAAAGGCTGAAGCAGCCCACAATAGACGACACTACAGGGCAGCCATGCTGGAGCTGTCAGAGATCAAGAAGGACCTGCAGGCCAAAGAGGACCTGGTCAAAGCTTTGCAGACTGAAGCACACaaactaca AGCTCAGGATGAGCAGCATGCTCAGGAGGTATCCAGGTTCCAAGAGGAGCTTGCTGAGGCTCACTCACAGCTCCAGATCCTCCAGAAACAACTGGACGAGGAACTGGCCAAGCAGCCCCTCACTCATCAAGAG GTTGAGGACTTGAAGTGGGAGGTGGagcagaggcagagggagatTGAAGCTCAGAAGCAGCAGGTGGAGATGATGGAGCAGTGCCATCACAGGGAGCTGGACAGCCTACAGACAGCTCTGCAG AACATCAAGGTGGAACTGGAGTCGGTGCAGCAGGAGCTGAGCAGCACCAAGAAGGACAAGTTCATGCTGCAGGCAAAAGTGGGTGAGCTGAGGAACAGCATGAAGACGGTCCTGCTGCAGAACCAGCAACTCAAACAGGACCTCAAACAGAGCCGCCTAAGGAAG CAGCGCATGGAGTTAAAGAGTGAGGGGAACCCATCCAACCCAGTGACGCCAGTTAAGATCCCGGACTGCCCAGTGCCTGCCTCTCTACTGGATGAGTTGCTGAAGCCATCAGCTTCTGTCAACAAGGAGCCCCTCAACAACCTGCACAGCTGTCTACGGCAGCTCAA GGAGGAGATGGACAGCCTCCAAAGGCAGATGGAGGAACACACAGTAACAGTACATGAGTCAGTGAACTCATggacaaacacagaggagggaCTGGCTCAACTGGGACTTCAAAACATCTCCAAATCATCAACACCACTAAACAACATGGTggcaaaaaataacaatgaagcAGAACAGCAGCAATCATAA